Proteins co-encoded in one Sparus aurata chromosome 18, fSpaAur1.1, whole genome shotgun sequence genomic window:
- the smim32 gene encoding small integral membrane protein 32, with the protein MLRQILLNSTDTPVFDLALMAQSSTHAPSSLNASHGGSVSVAALLRPTAGRGGGGLREGELHKPDLITYIVMCLLLFLLVLLIVFFINCQLRNSFFASMPYDRSLREARTSYK; encoded by the coding sequence ATGCTGAGGCAGATCCTCCTCAACTCCACCGACACCCCGGTCTTCGATCTGGCGCTCATGGCCCAGTCCTCCACGCACGCCCCCTCCTCCCTGAACGCCTCCCACGGCGGCTCGGTGAGCGTGGCCGCTCTCCTGAGACCCACCGCGGGCCGGGGGGGAGGTGGGCTCCGGGAGGGCGAGCTCCACAAACCGGACCTGATCACCTACATCGTCATGTGcctgctgctcttcctcttAGTGCTGCTCATTGTGTTCTTCATCAACTGCCAGCTCCGGAACTCTTTCTTCGCCTCCATGCCATATGACAGGTCGCTGAGAGAGGCCAGGACCTCATACAAGTAG